Proteins from a single region of Elgaria multicarinata webbii isolate HBS135686 ecotype San Diego chromosome 23, rElgMul1.1.pri, whole genome shotgun sequence:
- the DDA1 gene encoding DET1- and DDB1-associated protein 1, with product MADFLKGLPVYNKSNFSRFHADSVCKASNRRPSVYLPTREYPSEQIIVTEKTNILLRYLHQQWDKKNAAKKRDPEQVDIEGENSAPPRKIARTDSQDMNEDT from the exons ATG gCGGACTTTCTGAAAGGGTTGCCAGTTTACAACAAAAGTAATTTCAGCCGGTTCCACGCAGACTCCGTATGTAAAGCATCG AACAGAAGACCGTCGGTTTATCTCCCCACGCGGGAATACCCGTCCGAACAAA TCATCGTAACAGAAAAGACAAACATACTTTTGCGTTACCTACACCAACAGTGGGACAAAAAG AACGCAGCAAAGAAAAGAGACCCAGAACAGGTGGATATTGAAGGGGAAAACTCCGCTCCACCCCGCAAAATCGCCCGGACAGACAGCCAAGATATGAACGAGGACACTTAA
- the MRPL34 gene encoding large ribosomal subunit protein bL34m codes for MGTLAGAAGARSLLLMQRGAASVIYQRGICSVFSAPWRPSLNPCLSLEPARVSPGLPGLATPWIHQQVRTKARGNEYQPSNLKRKHKHGWIKRIREASGIRVILRRMLKGRKSLSH; via the exons ATGGGCACTTTggctggggctgcaggagccag ATCTCTCCTGCTGATGCAGCGAGGTGCAGCCTCTGTTATTTACCAGCGTGGAATCTGTTCTGTTTTCTCCGCGCCGTGGAGACCGTCTCTCAACCCCTGCCTGTCGCTGGAGCCGGCGAGAGTCTCCCCGGGTCTCCCTGGGCTAGCAACGCCATGGATTCACCAACAGGTTCGCACCAAAGCCCGTGGCAACGAGTACCAGCCGTCAAATCTCAAACGCAAGCACAAACACGGCTGGATCAAACGCATCCGCGAAGCCAGTGGGATTCGAGTCATTCTCCGAAGGATGCTGAAAGGGAGGAAGTCTCTGAGCCATTGA